A region of Streptomyces cinnamoneus DNA encodes the following proteins:
- a CDS encoding MerR family transcriptional regulator, which translates to MPADSPLSDRLDDDDYPAYTMGRAAEMLGTTPGFLRAIGEARLITPLRSEGGHRRYSRYQLRIAARARELVDRGTPVEAACRIVILEDQLEEAQRINAEYRRTAKQASDSSGSGSA; encoded by the coding sequence ATGCCAGCAGACAGTCCACTGAGCGATCGTCTGGACGACGACGACTACCCCGCCTACACGATGGGCCGGGCCGCCGAGATGCTCGGCACCACCCCGGGTTTCCTCCGGGCCATCGGCGAGGCCAGGCTCATCACGCCACTCCGCTCCGAGGGCGGACACCGGCGCTACTCCCGCTACCAGCTCCGGATCGCCGCTCGCGCCCGCGAGCTGGTCGACAGGGGGACACCGGTCGAGGCCGCCTGCCGCATCGTCATTCTCGAGGACCAGCTCGAGGAAGCACAGCGCATCAACGCCGAGTACCGCCGCACGGCGAAGCAGGCGTCAGACAGTTCCGGTTCCGGTTCCGCCTGA